The Populus nigra chromosome 19, ddPopNigr1.1, whole genome shotgun sequence genome includes a window with the following:
- the LOC133679693 gene encoding uncharacterized protein LOC133679693 has protein sequence MGMSVFLKLIDFILFFFFLVIAVAAPLIDAQTCLPLTFFPDFLINLKQWYGHHYGDYLIIEKPHFFVGLVWLELLFQWPLSLLNLYAFLASKSWFNTTCLIYGASVLTSMVAILAELLGSGKASDDLLMTYSPFLGLGVLCILRGLIQNSSKTSGSRPKSSRIPALARKKKA, from the exons atgggTATGAGTGTTTTTTTGAAGCTTATAgactttatacttttcttcttctttctggtGATAGCAGTGGCTGCGCCATTAATTGATGCTCAGACTTGTCTGCCTCTCACTTTCTTCCCTGATTTCTTGATCAATCTTAAGCAATGGTACGGCCACCATTATGGTGACTATCTAATCATCGAGAAGCCCCATTTCTTCGTTGGTCTTGTCTGGCTCGAGCTTCTCTTTCAGTGGCCTCTTTCTCTCCTCAATTTGTACGCTTTTTTGGCTTCCAAATCCTGGTTTAACACCACTTGCTTGATCTATGGTGCCTCTGTTCTCACCTCCAtg GTTGCTATATTAGCAGAGCTATTGGGGTCTGGCAAGGCATCTGATGATTTACTGATGACGTACTCCCCCTTCCTGGGTCTTGGTGTGCTGTGCATTTTGCGTGGGCTAATTCAAAATTCTTCTAAGACTAGTGGTTCACGGCCTAAAAGTAGCAGGATACCTGCATTGGCTAGGAAAAAGAAAGcttga
- the LOC133679632 gene encoding probable pinoresinol-lariciresinol reductase 3 yields MDEKKSKVLIIGATGNLGYHLAQFSLKFSHPTFVLVRDSAPNDPVKAQKLLCLSNCGATIIKGSVEDEKSLVGAVKQVEVVICSIPSKHVLEQRVLIRVIKEAGCIKRFIPSEFGADPDRIQISDMDYNFYLRKAEIRRLVEAEGIPYTYVSCNFLTSYLLPSLVQPGLKTPPRDKIRVFGDGNVKAVFVKEQDVAAFTICSMDDPRTLNKVLYLRPPGNVYSMNELVEIWESKIGKKLEKIYVPEDELLMKIKETPYPDNMQMIFIYSAFVKGDHTYFDIDSHSGVEGTQLYPNVKYATISEFLETLL; encoded by the exons atggatGAGAAGAAGAGCAAAGTACTAATAATAGGAGCAACAGGAAATTTAGGATACCATTTAGCACAATTTAGCCTGAAATTCTCACACCCCACTTTTGTTCTTGTTAGAGACTCTGCTCCTAATGACCCTGTTAAAGCACAAAAGCTTCTGTGTTTGTCCAATTGTGGTGCCACAATCATAAAG GGGTCAGTGGAGGATGAGAAGAGTCTTGTGGGGGCAGTGAAGCAAGTAGAAGTGGTGATATGTTCAATCCCATCAAAACATGTTCTTGAACAGAGGGTACTTATTAGAGTTATTAAAGAAGCTGGGTGCATCAAG AGGTTTATTCCTTCTGAATTTGGAGCCGATCCAGATAGAATTCAAATATCTGACATGGACTACAACTTCTACTTGCGGAAAGCTGAGATTCGGCGTCTTGTCGAAGCTGAAGGCATTCCCTATACTTACGTCTCCTGCAATTTCTTGACAAGCTATTTACTTCCATCATTAGTTCAACCGGGGTTAAAGACTCCACCCAGGGACAAGATCAGAGTGTTTGGAGATGGGAATGTTAAAG CTGTCTTTGTGAAGGAACAGGATGTTGCTGCCTTCACAATATGTTCAATGGATGACCCACGTACATTGAACAAGGTGCTATATTTGAGGCCTCCAGGAAATGTTTACTCGATGAACGAGCTGGTTGAGATTTGGGAGAGTAAGATTGGGAAGAAGCTTGAGAAGATTTATGTGCCAGAAGATGAGCTGCTTATGAAAATCAAAG AGACTCCATATCCGGACAACATGCAGATGATTTTCATATACTCTGCATTTGTAAAAGGAGATCACACGTACTTTGACATTGATTCTCACAGTGGAGTAGAAGGGACACAACTATATCCAAATGTGAAATACGCTACAATCAGCGAGTTTTTGGAGACCTTGTTGTAA
- the LOC133680197 gene encoding auxin-responsive protein IAA20-like translates to MRGKIRVKQQITKQEGSKRMTKTPPEEKRQPQVKQQRQEELAWRSSTAQHSSSCPTSLISFFTMSHPSTELSLALYNPAKDSISNTRFEGTLPVDNKNKCIRSSLFVKVCLDGNLMCRKLDLLAHDGYSSLIPTLSHMFNTTTLYPEAVCIRAQRHHHVLTYIDREGEWMMARDVPWESLNVVLFRLILNVDVQDVLGVSEEIDDYKNIQCISGQLDSNSR, encoded by the exons ATGAGAGGGAAAATCAGAGTGAAGcaacaaattacaaaacaagAAGGAAGCAAAAGAATGACCAAGACCCCTCCTGAAGAAAAGAGACAGCCTCAAGTCAAGCAGCAAAGGCAAGAG GAATTAGCGTGGAGGTCATCAACAGCTCAACATTCATCTTCCTGTCCTACCTCTTTAATTAGCTTCTTCACTATGTCACATCCTAGCACTGAACTTAGTCTTGCCCTCTACAATCCTGCCAAGGACTCTATTTCGAACACAAG GTTCGAAGGTACTCTCCCTGTAGATAACAAGAACAAATGCATACGTTCCTCTTTATTCGTCAAGGTTTGCTTGGATGGCAATTTAATGTGCAGAAAATTAGATCTCCTGGCACATGATGGCTACAGTTCTTTGATTCCTACTCTTAGCCATATGTTTAATACCACTACTCTAT ACCCTGAAGCTGTTTGTATTCGTGCACAAAGGCATCATCATGTCCTAACATATATAGATAGGGAAGGAGAATGGATGATGGCAAGAGATGTCCCATGGGA atcactTAACGTCGTTCTATTCAGATTGATTTTAAATGTTGATGTACAGGATGTTCTTGGCGTCAGTGAAGAAATTGATGATTACAAGAACATCCAGTGTATTTCTGGGCAGCTcgattcaaattcaagatag
- the LOC133680050 gene encoding protein RER1A-like translates to MEGVGAEGASAASPVAQWGNDVWRMYQYYLDKSTPHTVHRWIGTFVVMAIYCLRVYYVQGFYIIAYGLGIYILNLLIGFLSPLVDPEIDPSDGPLLPTKGSDEFKPFIRRLPEFKFWYSFTKAFVIAFVMTFFSMFDVPVFWPILLCYWIVLFVLTMRRQIAHMIKFKYIPFNVGKQKYGGKKSSASSSGSRGD, encoded by the exons ATGGAGGGAGTTGGGGCTGAGGGTGCCTCTGCGGCATCACCTGTTGCGCAATGGGGAAATGATGTTTGGAGGATGTATCAGTATTATCTTGATAAGAGCACGCCACATACGGTCCATAGGTGGATTGGGACTTTTGTTGTAATGGCTATCTACTGTTTGCGAGTTTATTATGTTCAAGGATTTTACATAATTGCCTATGGGCTTGGAATATACATACTGAACTTGCTAATTGGGTTTTTATCACCTCTGGTTGATCCTGAAATTGATCCTTCAGATGGTCCTTTGCTGCCAACAAAGGGTTCTGATGAATTCAAGCCATTCATTCGCCGACTTCCTGAGTTCAAATTCTG GTACTCCTTCACGAAAGCATTCGTCATCGCATTTGTTATGACCTTCTTTTCCATGTTTGATGTTCCTGTCTTTTGGCCTATATTACTCTGTTACTGGATTGTTCTTTTTGTCCTTACAATGAGGCGCCAAATTGCACATATgatcaaattcaaatatattcCATTCAACGTTGGAAAGCAG AAGTATGGTGGCAAGAAGTCTTCTGCAAGTAGCAGTGGCTCCCGTGGGGACTAA
- the LOC133679574 gene encoding phenylcoumaran benzylic ether reductase POP1, which translates to MASKILFIGGTGYIGKFIVEASAKAGHPTFVLVREPTLSNPIKSVVIDNFKNLGVNFLIGDLFDHESLVKAIKQVDVVISTVGHAQLVEQDRIIAAIKEAGNVKRFFPSEFGNDVDRVNAVEPAKSAFATKANIRRAIEAEGIPYTYVSSNFFSGYFLPSLNQPGATAPPRDKVVILGDGNPKAVFNKEDDIATYTIKAVDDPRTLNKILYIKPPANSISFNDLVSLWEKKIGKTLERIYVPEEQLLKNIQEASVPVNVVLSIGHSVFVKGDHTNFEIEPSFGVEASELYPDVKYTTVDEYLNQFV; encoded by the exons ATGGCAAGTAAGATTCTGTTCATTGGAGGAACAGGATACATAGGAAAATTCATAGTGGAAGCTAGCGCTAAGGCAGGCCATCCTACTTTTGTTCTTGTTAGAGAGCCCACTCTCTCTAATCCTATTAAATCCGTTGTGATCGATAACTTCAAGAACCTTGGGGTCAATTTCCTTATT ggagatttgtttgatcatgaAAGTTTGGTGAAGGCTATAAAGCAAGTGGATGTTGTTATCTCTACAGTTGGTCATGCTCAGTTAGTTGAGCAAGACAGGATCATTGCTGCTATTAAAGAAGCTGGAAATGTTAAG AGATTTTTCCCATCAGAGTTTGGAAATGATGTGGATAGAGTGAATGCTGTTGAACCAGCAAAATCAGCGTTTGCAACGAAGGCGAACATAAGAAGGGCTATTGAGGCTGAAGGGATTCCGTACACCTATGtatcttccaattttttttctggCTATTTCCTTCCTTCTCTTAACCAGCCTGGAGCCACAGCTCCTCCAAGAGATAAAGTTGTCATCTTGGGTGATGGAAATCCTAAAG CTGTTTTCAACAAAGAAGATGACATTGCCACCTATACTATCAAAGCAGTGGATGATCCCAGAACCTTGAACAAAATTCTCTACATTAAACCCCCAGCCAACAGCATCTCATTCAATGATCTTGTGTCCTTGTGGGAGAAGAAGATTGGGAAAACCCTTGAAAGGATCTATGTTCCAGAGGAGCAACTTCTCAAAAATATCCAAG AAGCTTCGGTTCCAGTCAACGTGGTTTTGTCAATTGGGCACTCGGTGTTCGTAAAGGGAGATCACACCAACTTCGAGATTGAACCATCATTTGGTGTAGAGGCTTCGGAGCTTTACCCTGATGTCAAATACACTACTGTGGATGAATACCTGAATCAGTTTGTCTGA
- the LOC133680049 gene encoding phenylcoumaran benzylic ether reductase POP1-like isoform X2, giving the protein MAAKTKILFIGGTGYIGKFIVEASAKAGHPTFALVRKSSLSSPAKSNVINKFKNLGVNFLTGDLFDHESLVKAIKQVDVVISAVGHSQLGNQDRIITAIKEAGNVKRFFPSEFGNDVDRVHAVEPVKSAYAHKVKLRRVLEAEGIPYTIVSNNFFAGYFLPTLNQIGVTAAPRDKVVIWGDGNPKAVFNVENDIGTYTIRAVDDPRALNKILYIRPPANTISFNDLVSLWERKIGKTLKRIYIPEEQLLKNIQEAPFPDSVELALFHCVFVKGDHTNFKIEPSFGVEASELYPDVKYTTVKNNSEDAIMAYIWRGRK; this is encoded by the exons ATGGCCGCGAAAACTAAGATTCTGTTCATCGGGGGAACAGGATACATAGGAAAATTCATAGTGGAAGCAAGTGCCAAGGCAGGCCACCCTACTTTTGCTCTTGTTAGAAAGTCCAGTCTTTCTAGCCCTGCCAAATCTAATGTGATTAACAAATTCAAGAATCTTGGTGTCAATTTTCTCACT ggagatttgtttgatcatgaGAGTTTGGTGAAGGCGATAAAGCAAGTGGATGTGGTGATCTCTGCGGTTGGTCACTCTCAATTGGGTAACCAAGACAGGATCATTACTGCCATTAAAGAAGCTGGAAATGTTAAG AGGTTTTTCCCGTCCGAATTTGGAAATGATGTTGATAGGGTGCATGCTGTTGAACCAGTAAAATCAGCATATGCTCATAAGGTTAAACTACGCAGAGTTCTTGAGGCCGAAGGAATTCCATACACCATTgtgtcaaataatttttttgctgGTTATTTCCTTCCAACTTTGAACCAGATTGGAGTTACAGCTGCTCCAAGAGATAAAGTTGTCATCTGGGGTGATGGAAATCCTAAAG CGGTGTTTAACGTGGAAAATGACATTGGCACCTATACTATCAGAGCAGTGGATGATCCAAGAGCCTTGAACAAAATCCTCTACATTAGACCCCCAGCTAACACCATCTCATTCAACGATCTTGTGTCTTTGTGGGAGAGGAAGATTGGGAAAACCCTTAAAAGGATTTACATTCCCGAGGAGCAACTTTTGAAGAATATTCAAG AAGCTCCATTTCCAGACAGTGTGGAATTAGCACTTTTTCACTGTGTCTTTGTGAAGGGAGATCACACCAACTTCAAGATTGAACCATCATTTGGTGTAGAGGCTTCTGAGCTTTACCCTGATGTCAAATACAC TACCGTGAAAAATAATAGTGAAGATGCCATAATGGCCTATATATGGCgtggaagaaaataa
- the LOC133679275 gene encoding syntaxin-112-like: MNDLMTKSFLDYVDLKKQAIEDIQPEPDLEIGKLDSTDERNLSKFFEEVKAIKIDMEEITNLLIDLQDLKEESRSTHSAKFLKGIRDRINSDMVTILRKAKKIKSRLESLDQSNFANRRLSKAYKEGSSVDRTRVSVTNGLRVKLRDMMHDFQALRENILKDHKEGLKRRYYNATGEHPTEEMIERMILRGEKERVFEEKAELVMENQERHEALKEIQRRLTGLHQVFLDMAILVEIQGDEINVIEENVASAANHISGGTNGLYYADQMKRRGSHWGCWIGVFLLILMGILVSTQLPEEFWRPWFGLIGGFIA; encoded by the coding sequence ATGAATGATTTAATGACCAAGTCGTTTCTCGATTACGTAGACCTCAAAAAACAAGCCATTGAAGACATCCAACCCGAACCAGACCTTGAGATAGGGAAATTAGACTCCACTGATGAGCGAAACCTCTCCAAATTCTTTGAAGAAGTGAAGGCTATCAAGATTGACATGGAAGAGATCACCAATCTCCTTATCGATCTCCAGGACTTGAAAGAAGAGTCAAGATCCACCCACAGTGCAAAATTTTTGAAAGGAATTAGAGACAGAATAAACTCAGATATGGTTACTATTCTTCGAAAAGCCAAGAAGATTAAGTCAAGATTGGAATCTCTTGACCAGTCTAATTTTGCTAATCGTAGATTGTCGAAGGCTTATAAAGAAGGTAGCTCTGTTGATCGAACTCGGGTTTCAGTGACTAATGGCTTGAGAGTCAAGTTAAGAGACATGATGCATGATTTTCAAGCGTTGAGAGAAAACATTTTGAAAGATCACAAAGAGGGTCTTAAAAGGAGGTACTATAATGCGACCGGTGAGCACCCAACCGAGGAAATGATAGAGAGGATGATTTTAAGAggtgagaaagagagagttttTGAAGAGAAAGCAGAATTGGTGATGGAGAATCAAGAGAGGCATGAGGCCTTGAAGGAGATACAGAGGAGATTGACTGGGTTGCATCAAGTGTTTCTTGATATGGCTATTTTGGTAGAGATTCAAGGTGATGAGATTAATGTTATTGAAGAGAATGTGGCTAGTGCTGCGAATCATATCAGTGGTGGGACTAATGGACTATACTACGCTGACCAAATGAAGAGAAGGGGAAGCCATTGGGGTTGCTGGATTGGGGTCTTCTTGCTGATTCTCATGGGAATTCTCGTTTCCACCCAGCTTCCTGAAGAGTTTTGGAGACCATGGTTTGGTTTGATTGGGGGTTTTATCGCGTAA
- the LOC133680048 gene encoding adoMet-dependent rRNA methyltransferase spb1 produces MGKVKGKHRLDKFYKLAKEHGYRSRASWKLIQLDTKFKFLQSSRAVLDLCAAPGGWMQVAVQRVPVGSLVLGIDLVKIAPLRGAVSIEQDITKPECRAKIKKIMGEHGVRAFDLVLHDGSPNIGGAWSQEAMAQNSLVIDSVRLATQFLAPKGTFVTKVFRSQDYSSVIYCLNQLFEKVEVDKPAASRSASAEIFVLGLRYKAPAKIDPRLLDVKHLFQGSDEPQRKVVDVLRGTKQKRHRDGYEDGESIVRKVSSAADFIWSDSPLEILGSVTSIAFDDEVSLPLRDHDLTTEEVKHLCDDLRVLGKQDFKHLLKWRMQIRKALSSSQKASPSIGKGGEDEKEEDEDDRLLNEMEDLTNAMERKKKREKKLLAKRRAKDKVRKATGGMQIDATADGYTDLELFSLSSIKGKKDLVAVDAADYDHENGGLRDGENEETDEETLEHSPSDVDSDEERRRFDEQMEEILDQAYERFVTKREGSTKQRKRAKQAYAEQLLEGDGDNDIVHSDYDSDKETGDHEANPLMVPFNDGEVPTEEEITRKWFDQDIFAKAAEDGDLETAEARNLEKYESEDEMLIDGQEKEIATPKKSAKNAVGSDRTQPPSSMAENDFEIVPAPATDSSDDSSSDESEDDDVDSKAEILACAKKMLRKKRREQMLDDAYNKYMFDDEGLPGWFVEEEKRHRQPIKPVTKEEIAAMRAQFKEINARPAKKVAEAKARKKRVAARKLEKVRKKANDISKQTEISDHSKGRLIEQLYKKAAPKRPKKEYVVAKKGVTVKVGKGKVLVDRRMKKDARGMGKPGKGGLKKGKNAKGQRGKGHAKTSAKGNKGKKGKKMGMHE; encoded by the exons ATGGGAAAAGTAAAGGGAAAGCATCGTTTGGATAAATTTTACAAACTAGCCAAAGAACACGGCTATCGATCGCGTGCGTCATGGAAACTAATTCAACTAGACACCAAGTTCAAGTTCCTCCAATCCTCACGCGCCGTGCTTGACCTTTGTGCTGCACCGGGCGGGTGGATGCAGGTGGCAGTGCAGCGCGTGCCTGTAGGAAGTCTTGTTTTAGGCATTGATTTAGTTAAAATCGCGCCTTTACGAGGGGCTGTCTCGATAGAGCAGGATATAACCAAGCCTGAGTGTAGAGCTAAGATTAAGAAAATCATGGGAGAACATGGAGTTAGAgcttttgatttggttttacaTGATGGGTCACCTAATATTGGTGGTGCTTGGTCTCAAGAAGCTATGGCTCAAAATTCTCTGGTTATCGATTCTGTTAGATTGGCTACTCAGTTCTTGGCTCCTAAAGGAACTTTTGTTACTAAA GTTTTCAGGTCCCAAGATTATAGTTCTGTCATCTATTGTCTTAATCAG TTATTTGAGAAGGTCGAGGTGGATAAACCAGCAGCAAGTCGTTCAGCATCTGCTGAAATATTCGTTTTGGGTTTAAGGTACAAGGCCCCTGCTAAGATTGATCCTCGTCTTCTTGACGTAAAGCATTTATTTCAGGGTTCTGACGAACCCCAACGGAAG GTGGTGGATGTCCTTAGAGGAACAAAGCAGAAGCGGCATCGTGATGG GTATGAAGATGGAGAGTCCATTGTCAGAAAAGTTTCCTCAGCAGCTGATTTCATTTGGTCTGACAGCCCTCTTGAGATCCTTGGTTCCGTTACTTCAATAGCCTTTGATGATGAGGTTTCTTTACCCTTGCGTGATCATGATTTAACCACAGAAGAG GTTAAACATCTTTGTGATGATCTGCGTGTTTTGGGAAAACAAGACTTCAAGCATCTATTGAA GTGGCGGATGCAAATAAGAAAGGCCTTGTCTTCGTCTCAGAAAGCTAGTCCTTCTATTGGAAAAGGTGGTGAAGATGAAAAAGAGGAGGATGAAGATGATAGGTTGCTCAATGAAATGGAGGACCTGACAAATGCTATGGAGCGGAAGAAGAAACGAGAAAAGAAACTTCTTGCAAAAAGACGAGCCAAG GATAAAGTACGGAAGGCAACCGGTGGAATGCAAATCGATGCAACGGCAGATGGTTACACTGATCTTGAAttgttctctctttcttccatcaaG GGAAAGAAAGATTTAGTAGCTGTTGATGCTGCTGACTATGATCATGAGAATGGTGGCTTAAGGGATGGTGAAAATGAAGAAACTGATGAGGAAACCCTGGAGCATTCACCCAGTGATGTAGATTCTGATGAGGAACGCAGAAG ATTTGATGAACAAATGGAAGAGATCCTTGATCAGGCATATGAAAGGTTTGTGACCAAAAGGGAAGGAAGTACAAAGCAGCGGAAACGTGCAAAGCAAGCCTATGCTGAACAACTTTTGGAG GGTGATGGTGACAATGATATTGTTCATTCAGATTATGATTCAGATAAAGAAACGGGTGATCATGAAGCAAATCCTCTGATGGTACCATTCAACGATGGGGAAGTGCCAACTGAAGAAGAGATTACAAGGAAGTGGTTTGATCAGGATATCTTTGCCAAAGCTGCAGAGGATGGAGACTTGGAAACTGCAGAGGCCAGAAACTTGGAGAAGTATGAAAGTGAAGATGAAATGCTGATAGATGGACAGGAGAAAGAAATTGCGACTCCAAAAAAGTCTGCAAAGAATGCTGTAGGGTCTGATCGTACTCAACCCCCATCTTCTATGGCAGAAAATGATTTTGAGATAGTCCCTGCTCCAGCTACAGATTCTAGTGATGATTCATCATCAGATGAATCTGAGGATGATGATGTTGACTCAAAGGCTGAGATATTGGCTTGTGCTAAGAAGATGCTGAGAAAAAAGCGAAGGGAGCAGATGCTTGATGATGCCTACAACAAGTATATGTTTGATGATGAGGGCCTGCCTGGCTGGTTTGTGGAGGAAGAGAAGAGACACCGCCAGCCAATTAAGCCGGTTACCAAAGAGGAGATTGCTGCTATGCGAGCacaattcaaagaaataaatgCTCGGCCTGCTAAGAAAGTGGCTGAAGCCAAGGCTCGAAAGAAGAGGGTAGCTGCGAGGAAGCTTGAGAAGGTGCGCAAGAAGGCAAATGATATATCAAAGCAGACGGAGATCTCTGATCACTCAAAGGGCAGGTTAATTGAGCAACTATACAAAAAGGCTGCACCAAAAAGGCCTAAGAAGGAATATGTGGTTGCAAAGAAAGGAGTTACAGTCAAGGTTGGCAAGGGGAAAGTCCTCGTTGATCGGCGGATGAAAAAGGATGCGCGTGGTATGGGAAAGCCAGGAAAAGGCGGTTTGAAGAAGGGTAAGAATGCAAAGGGCCAGAGAGGTAAAGGGCATGCAAAGACTTCAGCTAAGGGAAATaagggaaagaaaggaaaaaagatggGCATGCATGAATAA
- the LOC133680049 gene encoding phenylcoumaran benzylic ether reductase POP1-like isoform X1: MAAKTKILFIGGTGYIGKFIVEASAKAGHPTFALVRKSSLSSPAKSNVINKFKNLGVNFLTGDLFDHESLVKAIKQVDVVISAVGHSQLGNQDRIITAIKEAGNVKRFFPSEFGNDVDRVHAVEPVKSAYAHKVKLRRVLEAEGIPYTIVSNNFFAGYFLPTLNQIGVTAAPRDKVVIWGDGNPKAVFNVENDIGTYTIRAVDDPRALNKILYIRPPANTISFNDLVSLWERKIGKTLKRIYIPEEQLLKNIQEAPFPDSVELALFHCVFVKGDHTNFKIEPSFGVEASELYPDVKYTTVDEYLDQFV; the protein is encoded by the exons ATGGCCGCGAAAACTAAGATTCTGTTCATCGGGGGAACAGGATACATAGGAAAATTCATAGTGGAAGCAAGTGCCAAGGCAGGCCACCCTACTTTTGCTCTTGTTAGAAAGTCCAGTCTTTCTAGCCCTGCCAAATCTAATGTGATTAACAAATTCAAGAATCTTGGTGTCAATTTTCTCACT ggagatttgtttgatcatgaGAGTTTGGTGAAGGCGATAAAGCAAGTGGATGTGGTGATCTCTGCGGTTGGTCACTCTCAATTGGGTAACCAAGACAGGATCATTACTGCCATTAAAGAAGCTGGAAATGTTAAG AGGTTTTTCCCGTCCGAATTTGGAAATGATGTTGATAGGGTGCATGCTGTTGAACCAGTAAAATCAGCATATGCTCATAAGGTTAAACTACGCAGAGTTCTTGAGGCCGAAGGAATTCCATACACCATTgtgtcaaataatttttttgctgGTTATTTCCTTCCAACTTTGAACCAGATTGGAGTTACAGCTGCTCCAAGAGATAAAGTTGTCATCTGGGGTGATGGAAATCCTAAAG CGGTGTTTAACGTGGAAAATGACATTGGCACCTATACTATCAGAGCAGTGGATGATCCAAGAGCCTTGAACAAAATCCTCTACATTAGACCCCCAGCTAACACCATCTCATTCAACGATCTTGTGTCTTTGTGGGAGAGGAAGATTGGGAAAACCCTTAAAAGGATTTACATTCCCGAGGAGCAACTTTTGAAGAATATTCAAG AAGCTCCATTTCCAGACAGTGTGGAATTAGCACTTTTTCACTGTGTCTTTGTGAAGGGAGATCACACCAACTTCAAGATTGAACCATCATTTGGTGTAGAGGCTTCTGAGCTTTACCCTGATGTCAAATACACTACCGTGGATGAATACCTTGATCAGTTTGTCTGA